In Podarcis muralis chromosome 7, rPodMur119.hap1.1, whole genome shotgun sequence, the genomic stretch TATTCCAGGAGCAGCAGCCCCAGCACAGCTCTACCGATGACAGCGCGGGCTCTGCCTTGGTGGAGGAGCATGTGCAACCTCAAGGTGCTCAGGCAGCCGCCAATGTGAACCCAGCCAACGTCGAGGCGCAAGGAGGGAAAAGAAAGTCCAAGAAAAAGCACACTTctttgaagaagaaaagaagtaaGCAGTCCGAGACTGAGGACGACTCAGGTACGTCATCCTCGGATTTGGATAGCGAGGGCCCCATGGATAGCTACTGGGGTCTGGGTGAATCGAATCATGGGATCCCACTTTGGGCGCATGAAAGGAGGGCCAATTCCCATTGTAAGACCTTTAATGGTGTGCTGGACTGGAAAGATGGGGCTTTAGTGGAGGATGTAAAAGTTGCCACCAATCAGTCCACCGACTTTATATTGGGGAACCATTTGTCCCAGAAGAAGAGGAATAAAATCCTCAATGGGGACTACGTGGACATGTTCACCCTCCTCCCCCCGACTAAGCTAACAGGAAAAGGTGAGAAGAGGCGCTCCTTCGGTAAGCGGAGGTATAGGACCCCTAGAGCGGAGCGCACCTTTGAGAATTGGCTGGATGGGTCCCAGGTTTTCATGGGAGTCGTTTGCGCGGCTTATCCGCGGCGCTCCATGGATTTGGTTGCCTATCTGGCTCACGTGAGGAGGGCACACGCGCTAGCTGGAGAAAATGCCGCTTTAATTTATGATGAGAATTTCCGTAGAAACACTTCTCTCCTGCCTTCTACCCGATGGGATCTAATGGATCCTAATTACTGGGGCGAGGACGTCAATCCTTACATTGAGAAGAAAAACGAGGATTCAGCCAAGGCGGGTAAGACAGAGGCGAAACGGCGCCGCCACTGCTGGGAGTACAACAGGGGTGTATGCTCGCGACCCTCCTGTAAGTATCTTCATGAATGTGAGAGGTGCTGGGACAACCACCCCGCCTCTGCGTGCTTCAAGAACAAACAGCAGCCCTTTCGTGGGGGCAGGGGGTTCTTCCACAACAATAACAGGGGCGCCCCCGGATCCTCCCACCAAGGGCCCGGTAGCCGCCAGTAACTTGCATCTTGGCTTGGCCTTCTCCCCCATCCGTCTTCAGCCCCtcagaaccctgctggatcaataCCCCGATCGGAAAGCCGCGCGGTACCTTTGGGAGGGCTTCTCCTCAGGTTTCAGAATCCCCGTGTCCTTTCCCCCTAACACCGGGGACCCACAAAATCAAAAATCAGTTAGAGAAAGGCCAGAGATAGTCAGGAAAAAGATAGAGAAGGAAATCAGCGCAGGTAGGGTAGCAGGTCCCTTTGCCGAGCCGCCAGTAGAAGGACTTCATCTATCCCCGTTAGGTATTGTACCAAAAAAGACCCCAGGGGAATTCTGCATGATCCACAACCTCTCTTACCCAAGGGGAGGCTCGGTCAATGACGCGATCCCCCAGGAGCTTTGTACGGTGAAATACGCCTCTTTCGACCAAGCAGTAAAAATGATCCGCAAATTTGGGCGTGGGGCACTCCTTGCCAAGTGTGACATTGAGTCGGCGTTTCGCCTTCTTCCCGTCCATCCAGCGGATTTCCGTTGGCTGGGCTTTAGATTTGAGGGGGCGTATTTCATTGACAAAGCAATGCCTATGGGCTGCTCTGTGGCTTGCTCAGCTTTTGAGTCCTTTAGTACCTTTTTGGATTGGGCCCTACGCCTCAGGACAGGATCGTTGGGCATATCGCATTACCTCgatgattttattttggtggcAGATAACAGGCAACGATGCTCCTCCCTTCTGGAGGCTTTCATGGCCCTGGCAGGAGAGCTGGGGGTGCCACTGGCCGTGGAGAAAACGGAGGGTCCTTCTACTTCATTGGTCTATCTAGGCATCGAGTTAGACACCGTGGCCCAGACGTCCAGACTGCCTCGGGAAAAACTGGCAGCCCTTAGGGAATTGATACAACAGCTGCTGCCTCTAAAGAAGGTTACTCTAAGGCAAATTCAATCCCTGCTAGGTCACTTAAATTTCGCTTGTAGGGTGGTGGCACCGGGCCGACCTTTTTGTGGCCGTCTGGCCCGGCTGTCGGCTGGTCTTAGGGCACCGCAACATAGGGTCCACCTTTCTAAGGAAGTCAAGGCAGATTTGGAAGTCTGGCTACAATTCCTAGATAAATACAATGGTATATCCCTGTGGCAGGACTCCATGGCACTCAATGCTGACTTCCAAGTTCAAGCAGATGCAGCAGGGTCCTTGGGTTTCGGAGTTTATTTCAGGGGTCAGTGGTGTGCAAAAAAATGGCCGGAAGATTGGCAGGGCCAGCCCATTTCTcgggaccttacattcttggaaTTTTTCCCTATCCTAGTGGCAGTACATCTCTGGGCAGAGCAGTTTCGCGATCATAGGGTCTGTTTCAACACAGATAACCAGGCAGTGGTAGCGGTTCTTTCCAGACAGTCCGCGCGCACCCCTAGGGTGGGAAACTTGTTGTGGTCCTTCGTCCTCCTGTGTCTCGAGAACAATATATATTTCTCAGCCAAATTCGTACCTGGTATCAATAATGACATCGCGGATGCTCTGTCTCGCTTTCAGATGGAGCACTTCCGCTCATTAGCGCCGGATGCGGAACAATCATCGATGCCTTTCCCGGAGCATCTCTGGAGTCTTGGGAGGAAGAAGTGATGAAAGGAGTATTCGGTGCAGTCGCCCCTTCCACAATGAGATCTTACAAGAAAGCGTGGGCTGACTTCCTAAAGTTCCGCAATAAATTTCCCAGCGCGAAACGGACATCTGTTCCTTCAACGAGGGAGGTCCTCCACTATTTAGCCCACCTGAAAGAGCTGGGCAGGGCACCTAAGACTCTCAATATTCAGTCCGCAGGGATTTCATATTTTTGTAAAAACTTTTTCGCCACCGACCCATGTGCTAAATTTATAGTGCGTAAGACTTTAGAAGGGTGGCGCCGGCTTCAGCCCCCCAGCCCTGACAGGAGGAGGCCCATAACTTTCGACATTCTGACCCAGATACACAAAAAATTACGTGCAATATGCTGGTCAAAATACGAAGCTCGCCTATTCTCGGCCGCTTATTCCATAGCCTTCTTTGGGGCCCTTCGCATAGGGGAAATGGTTTGTGAAGGAGGGGCTCTCCACGCCCAGAGGGGTATTCTCTTAAGTGATCTGACCCTTTCAGCAAACGAGCTTATAGTCCTAGTTCGGAGCTCCAAGACTGACCAGCTGGGCAGGGGGGCCCTTCTACGGTTACCAGCTGCGCAAGGTAGTGGCCCCTGCCCGGTTAGGGATACAAGGCGTTTCCTCTACCTAAGACCCAGTAGCCCAGGCCCCCTGTTAATTCATGCTGACGGATCGCCTTTGGCTAGGAACCAGTTTACACGGGTGATGCGCAGGGCTTTGGCTGCATGTGGGCAGCCCGCGGCCGAATTTGCGGCTCACTCCTTTCGGATTGGTGCTGCAACCACCGCCGTGCACCTCGGGCTTTCCACGGAGAGGATAAAGGATCTGGGCCGGTGGAAATCTAATGCATACAGAGCTTACGTAAGAAAGAACCTATGACTAGTGGGCGCGTCTCTGACCTCGGTTTCTTTGTCTATTTGCTTTTCAGAATTCCGAAAGGTTCGCATTTGGTtggtgggccacagcattgtgCACTGGGCCAGGAATCGTGCCATGAGTACCAGGCTGGGGCAAAACTTGAACTTACCCGCTAATGTTGAGCTGACGTGGATAGCGCGAAGAGGGATGCGCTGGAGCGAATTTAAGCCAACCGTGATGGCGAGAGCCGCCTCTGAGGGCCCACCGGATGCCTTGATCATCCAGTTGGGGGAAAATGACCTAGCGTACCGCAAAGCTATTGATTTGAGATGGAACATCTTTGACGATTTTGCTGGCCTGATGGCGGTTTACCCAAACATTACTATCCTGTGGTCCTCGTTGCTTGAGAGGAGGACATGGAGGGATTGTGTGAGCCCGGTTGGAATCAATAAAGCAAGAAGGGTCTTGCAGCGGGCTGTGGAGCGTAGAGTGGCAGCTCTGGGCGGGGGCGTCATTGGCCACCCGAGCATCCAGTACAGCAACGAGGCCCTCTACAGATGGGATGGCGTGCATCTGTCTGACGATGGAAACGATATTTGGTTGGGGGACATCATAGCAGGGATTAGGAATTGGTTGCAGGCTtgaaggtattggcggcgagctttgCTCGAGTgccggttaggcattggcaggggcaattgttatgcaaatgaaggggggaaggaagcgccatcaccttccccaaaagaaagggtagtccggtagacgtagaggactccgggggcgtggccttgtccgaaacctagggaggtaagggcctccggcacgccccagagcggtgacacccgtgggatcctagttggcgtacttcaacaggactcccacagcttgtggacaacccttcccggtccccatgccaggtagtcgataggagccaatgcctaaggccaataccttccaattctgtaatcaataaagttgtggcctttttatgcccattaaccttaaatactgtgtccagtgtcttcatttcacatgggggaggggacttgccacacaagaagctacagttaaaactggatacggaataactgattggttcaaaattgggaaaggagtaagaCAAGGCTTTGGAGATGATTTTCCTGGGTTAAATAGTTGTCTTATATGCCGGAACGTATGGCAAATGTGCAAAGGATTCTTTTAAAGCAGTAGTATTTATACATTAGGTGCCTAAATGCAACTAGAGATTATACTTTAAGTGGGGTCGGGCTTTAATTCTAAGTATCCTTGCTCATAGGATTGGACTTTGCAGCTGGCTACTAAAACCTGTCAGGGAAGGCTAGCCACAGTTTATAGAATTCAGAGGCTTCTTCACCCCATTACCTGCAATCCAGCTAGATAGCAGTTAGACAACAAATCCCACACAAACCCTGGACTAACTTTCTCCAAAGTATTTTCAGTTCTATACCCATTCC encodes the following:
- the LOC144328515 gene encoding uncharacterized protein LOC144328515 → MDSYWGLGESNHGIPLWAHERRANSHCKTFNGVLDWKDGALVEDVKVATNQSTDFILGNHLSQKKRNKILNGDYVDMFTLLPPTKLTGKGEKRRSFGKRRYRTPRAERTFENWLDGSQVFMGVVCAAYPRRSMDLVAYLAHVRRAHALAGENAALIYDENFRRNTSLLPSTRWDLMDPNYWGEDVNPYIEKKNEDSAKAGKTEAKRRRHCWEYNRGVCSRPSCKYLHECERCWDNHPASACFKNKQQPFRGGRGFFHNNNRGAPGSSHQGPGSRQ
- the LOC144328555 gene encoding uncharacterized protein LOC144328555; its protein translation is MIHNLSYPRGGSVNDAIPQELCTVKYASFDQAVKMIRKFGRGALLAKCDIESAFRLLPVHPADFRWLGFRFEGAYFIDKAMPMGCSVACSAFESFSTFLDWALRLRTGSLGISHYLDDFILVADNRQRCSSLLEAFMALAGELGVPLAVEKTEGPSTSLVYLGIELDTVAQTSRLPREKLAALRELIQQLLPLKKVTLRHRGCSVSLSDGALPLISAGCGTIIDAFPGASLESWEEEVMKGVFGAVAPSTMRSYKKAWADFLKFRNKFPSAKRTSVPSTREVLHYLAHLKELGRAPKTLNIQSAGISYFCKNFFATDPCAKFIVRKTLEGWRRLQPPSPDRRRPITFDILTQIHKKLRAICWSKYEARLFSAAYSIAFFGALRIGEMVCEGGALHAQRGILLSDLTLSANELIVLVRSSKTDQLGRGALLRLPAAQGSGPCPVRDTRRFLYLRPSSPGPLLIHADGSPLARNQFTRVMRRALAACGQPAAEFAAHSFRIGAATTAVHLGLSTERIKDLGRWKSNAYRAYVRKNL